From Ipomoea triloba cultivar NCNSP0323 chromosome 5, ASM357664v1, the proteins below share one genomic window:
- the LOC116021160 gene encoding amino acid permease 3-like, which yields MKMGENAASAAMHQKVFDVSINVGESKCFDDDGRLKRTGTVWTASAHIITAVIGSGVLSLAWATAQLGWVAGPTVMLLFSFVTYYTSVLLSECYRSGDPVDGKRNYTYMDAVRSNLGSLQVKICGLIQYANLFGVAIGYTIASSISMMAIKRSNCFHASGGKNPCQINSNPYMIMFGVIEIIFSQIPDFDQIWWLSIVAAVMSFTYSTIGLGLGVAKVAENGKVLGSLTGISIGTVSEMQKIWRSSQALGAIAFAYSYSLILIEIQDTVKSPPAESKTMKKATLISVVVTTIFYMMCGCFGYAAFGDQSPGNLLTGFGFYNPFWLLDIANAAIVIHLVGAYQVYCQPLFAFVEKTATQYYPHNKLITTEIQIPIPGSNNPYKLNLFRLIWRTVFVVLTTVISMLLPFFNDIVGILGAFGFWPLTVYFPVEMYIVQKKIPKWSTKWICLQTLSAACLVISIAAAVGSFAGVVSDLQVYKPFKTSY from the exons ATGAAG ATGGGAGAAAACGCCGCCAGCGCCGCCATGCACCAGAAAGTGTTCGACGTCTCAATCAACGTCGGCGAATCCAAGTGCTTCGACGACGATGGCCGTCTCAAGAGAACTG GGACTGTTTGGACTGCAAGTGCACACATTATAACCGCCGTGATCGGGTCTGGGGTTCTGTCCTTGGCATGGGCGACAGCCCAGCTTGGATGGGTTGCCGGCCCCACCGTGATGCTTCTCTTCTCCTTCGTCACCTACTACACCTCCGTCCTTCTCTCCGAATGTTACCGTTCCGGCGACCCCGTCGACGGAAAGAGGAACTATACTTACATGGACGCCGTCCGGTCAAATCTCG GTTCACTTCAGGTCAAGATTTGTGGGCTCATTCAATATGCAAATCTGTTTGGTGTTGCTATTGGTTACACCATTGCCTCTTCCATAAGTATGAT GGCAATAAAGAGGTCAAATTGCTTCCATGCAAGTGGTGGAAAGAACCCGTGTCAGATAAACAGCAACCCATACATGATCATGTTTGGTGTGatagaaatcattttctctcAAATCCCAGATTTTGATCAGATTTGGTGGCTTTCAATTGTTGCTGCTGTCATGTCCTTCACATACTCCACCATTGGGCTTGGGCTTGGAGTTGCAAAAGTTGCag AGAATGGGAAAGTCCTAGGAAGCCTTACTGGAATTAGCATTGGAACTGTGTCTGAAATGCAAAAGATTTGGCGAAGTTCCCAAGCACTTGGAGCCATAGCCTTTGCCTATTCTTACTCCCTCATCCTTATTGAGATTCAG GACACTGTAAAATCTCCACCTGCAGAATCCAAGACAATGAAGAAGGCAACTCTAATCAGCGTAGTGGTGACAACCATATTCTACATGATGTGCGGCTGCTTCGGCTACGCCGCCTTCGGAGACCAGTCGCCGGGGAACCTCCTAACCGGCTTCGGCTTCTACAACCCATTCTGGCTCCTCGACATCGCCAACGCCGCCATCGTCATCCACCTCGTCGGCGCCTACCAAGTCTACTGCCAACCCCTCTTCGCCTTCGTCGAAAAAACCGCAACCCAATACTACCCTCACAACAAACTCATCACCACCGAAATCCAAATCCCCATCCCCGGTTCCAACAACCCTTACAAACTCAACCTTTTCCGCTTAATTTGGCGAACCGTTTTCGTGGTCCTAACCACCGTTATCTCTATGCTCCTCCCCTTCTTCAATGACATCGTTGGGATCCTCGGGGCCTTTGGGTTCTGGCCCTTGACGGTTTATTTCCCAGTTGAAATGTATATAGTTCAAAAGAAGATCCCTAAGTGGAGCACCAAATGGATCTGCCTCCAAACGCTCAGCGCGGCGTGCCTCGTCATATCCATTGCCGCTGCCGTGGGGTCTTTTGCTGGAGTTGTTTCTGACCTTCAAGTCTACAAGCCATTCAAGACCAGTTACTGA